Proteins encoded together in one Labrus mixtus chromosome 18, fLabMix1.1, whole genome shotgun sequence window:
- the mrps26 gene encoding 28S ribosomal protein S26, mitochondrial codes for MFQVIGGRSVQAARLLSPRSAVLLEAVRGRKSREDPVAKSKEGRIKVPPPVDPVEMVVLKERFSEYQLIMRALRLEFKEEVLRKKYQEETGSMAEERAKQEAEEHRALMAWNDQENQRLLKLRMLRFQKEKEEAERKRVEAEIQREQEQQELITQREREILQLQEDAKNFITLENLDQRIEEALDNPKNYNFAIDKQGRVVKQTVQQ; via the exons ATGTTCCAGGTCATCGGCGGGCGGAGCGTCCAGGCGGCCCGGCTCCTGTCCCCCCGCAGCGCCGTGCTCCTGGAGGCTGTCCGCGGCAGAAAGTCCCGTGAAGACCCGGTGGCCAAATCCAAAGAGGGGAGAATTAAAGTGCCTCCCCCCGTCGACCCGGTGGAGATGGTCGTCCTGAAGGAGAGATTTTCAGAGTACCAGCTGATAATGAGGGCGCTTCG tctggaATTTAAGGAGGAGGTGCTCAGGAAGAAATACCAGGAGGAGACCGGGTCCATGGCTGAGGAGAGAGCGAAGCAGGAGGCGGAGGAGCATCGCGCCCTCATGGCCTGGAACGACCAGGAGAACCAACGCCTGCTCAAACtcag GATGCTGCGGTtccagaaggagaaggaggaagctgAGCGTAAGCGGGTCGAAGCTGAGATTCAGCgagaacaagaacaacaagaactgatcacacaaagagagagagaaattttACAGTTACAG gAGGATGCAAAGAACTTCATCACCTTGGAGAACTTGGACCAGCGAATAGAAGAAGCTCTGGACAATCCCAAGAATTACAACTTTGCCATCGATAAACAAGGAAGAGTCGTCAAACAGACGGTGCAGCAGTGA